One segment of Pseudodesulfovibrio sp. 5S69 DNA contains the following:
- a CDS encoding DUF2087 domain-containing protein, whose translation MSKVPMPFYAGDVSALAQTLRRKLRDAETVPGHVEMLNLLVKATGFRNFQHFKAEFDARQAIEPPEMRTDEVNLKRVKRVVRLFDGQGYLTRWPKKYSERLLCLWVMWSRIAPRKDYNECEISELLEQQHLFEDHALLRRELADHHMVERTSDGSRYRRMETPPPAEAVEVFRQLR comes from the coding sequence ATGTCCAAAGTTCCCATGCCCTTTTACGCGGGGGATGTCTCCGCACTGGCGCAGACCCTGCGGCGCAAGCTCCGGGATGCCGAAACCGTGCCCGGCCACGTCGAGATGCTCAACCTGCTCGTCAAGGCCACGGGCTTCCGCAACTTCCAGCACTTCAAGGCCGAGTTCGACGCCAGGCAGGCCATCGAACCGCCCGAGATGCGGACCGACGAGGTCAACCTCAAGCGCGTCAAGAGGGTGGTCCGCCTGTTCGACGGCCAGGGCTACCTGACGCGCTGGCCCAAGAAGTATTCCGAGCGGCTGCTCTGCCTGTGGGTCATGTGGTCCCGCATCGCGCCGCGCAAGGACTACAACGAATGCGAGATCAGCGAACTGCTCGAACAGCAGCACCTGTTCGAGGACCACGCCCTGCTCCGGCGCGAGCTGGCCGACCACCACATGGTCGAGCGGACCAGCGACGGCAGCCGCTACCGGCGCATGGAAACCCCGCCGCCCGCCGAGGCCGTGGAGGTCTTCCGCCAACTGCGCTGA
- a CDS encoding carbonic anhydrase, producing MKDIQKFIAGFRNFRKEYFSREDAPFEILLKGQNPTTMVIACSDSRTDPSFIMQCEPGDIFVVRNVANIVPPYESDEGFHGVSSAIEYAVKVLKVEHLIVLGHSLCGGIDALMHDDKVRHTEFLYKWLSVMSPVREEVVDHFGEVNKKSCTACEMAGILRSVRNLMTFPWIRERVDQGKLSLHGWYFEMESGQLLSYMRETETFEPLSKCCPVLKREQEGEAR from the coding sequence ATGAAAGACATTCAGAAGTTCATCGCCGGTTTCCGGAATTTCCGAAAAGAGTATTTCAGCCGCGAGGACGCCCCGTTCGAGATCCTCCTCAAGGGGCAGAATCCCACCACCATGGTCATCGCGTGCAGCGATTCGCGCACCGACCCGTCGTTCATCATGCAGTGCGAGCCGGGCGACATCTTCGTGGTCCGCAACGTGGCCAACATCGTCCCGCCGTACGAGAGCGACGAGGGCTTCCACGGCGTGTCCTCGGCCATCGAGTACGCGGTCAAGGTCCTCAAGGTGGAGCACCTCATCGTGCTCGGCCATTCCCTGTGCGGCGGCATCGACGCCTTGATGCACGACGACAAGGTCCGGCACACCGAGTTCCTGTACAAGTGGCTGTCGGTCATGAGCCCGGTGCGCGAGGAAGTCGTGGACCACTTCGGCGAGGTCAACAAGAAGTCCTGCACCGCCTGCGAGATGGCGGGCATCCTGCGCTCGGTGCGCAACCTGATGACCTTCCCCTGGATCAGGGAGCGGGTGGACCAGGGCAAGCTCAGCCTGCACGGCTGGTACTTCGAGATGGAGTCGGGCCAGTTGCTCAGCTACATGCGCGAGACCGAGACCTTCGAGCCCCTGAGCAAGTGCTGCCCGGTGCTCAAAAGGGAGCAGGAGGGCGAGGCCCGGTAG